Proteins from one Neodiprion fabricii isolate iyNeoFabr1 chromosome 5, iyNeoFabr1.1, whole genome shotgun sequence genomic window:
- the LOC124184082 gene encoding plexin-B, translated as MRLPRSRPPFPVSPPVPPPPRLSLFSKCLGSVSSLPIAAWLLVTIAAAAMDAPASPVPLSPEKTSPHIVAQFPSLGNLRSNFSPLVLNTTREGALKFNHLTSDPITNRLYAGAVNRLMQLDSDLQLEAIVSTGPRMDNPQCHASGCTSKEITTSLMDNVNKVLVADLDSRTLIVCGSLLQGACEKYKMSNISLKPEFILTSVAANDDNSSTYAFVGPEKYNPWGRTNILYVGTTFTNNGDYRHDVPAISSRKLFTLEFAEYTFNKQSILHIDVKYRDHFLVKYVYGFNASDYAYFVLVQKQSHLPEQEELGYVSRLARSCISDPNYDSYTEVTLQCTVDTGDGRQHIYNLVQDAKVAPAGSDLAMQLGISIGDPVFVSVFSPSKGITSEPLPRSAVCVYSLQDIEMKFNENIHMCFNGSIKYRNMGYVSGPIQDGKCPTAGTTGNILNFCEVGLKISGVSPIVAQAVLHFHNTSVSAVTIANTESHTVAFLGTTDGVLKKVLLSGAEAAVYESIVVDRGQKLLPDTTISSNGKYLYVLSTSKIIKVKVEHCSSYTNCSSCLDAKDPYCGWCSLEKKCTVRGDCQKASHSSPRWLSLGTGQQCIDFEQVLPDRIPINQITTVRLTIRTLPELPTGAKYKCVFGNAEPIDAQMTRFGLSCPTPPVLGRPSIAEDTDHVLVPLSVRSSEINKDFVSRNFAYYDCSRHTMCSECVRAQWACSWCVYENKCTHNITCCQGNVISGENNPSHLATHGVQYCPRFARRDEPLMLPNNVPKEIVLEVENLPHPQVGHTGFQCIVTIEGANLRVQARVDSNRFIVCDKTVYSYEAISGKYEAAVTVVWNTNHHVDQTTVVLYKCEVLGSHREHADCSLCVTRDPQYECTWCENSCVYRHSCLYSPFLECPKPRIDMIKPLSGPIEGGTLVTIEGSNLGLKESDVEGKIHIGDTPCALEDYEVSVKIVCRTGPSPHEATASVVVGNDAGYTESAVLFNYKDIQLTGVYPSIGPQSGGTQLAISGMYLNIGSTISAFLDELPCQVNATQASSTRLTCVTSKSGRVRRIRRLTLSIDGANRTLDSNPYNYTHDPTIMEIKPLRSFASGGRMITVHGTNLDTIQKPEMEVYLENDPVPINKTICTVLNPTQMECPSPCIAEKFKVTQRVKRSLHKHGSQVLKESQLALRIGFVMDNVETVRDLEKHFQSLRNQLLYVEDPKFFPFPNSVKLYKGDTLVIEGENLNHASDESDVNVTVGTMPCNVTSLALTQLVCTPPDQQPTDTDELGIKMEDGLPLVVVRVGQSLRFPIGYLRYDVIKSYPFPPEAIAGIAAGTFGLVFLFVVVLVLYRRKSTQAEREYKRIQIQMDTLESNVRMECKQAFAELQTDMTDLTADLESSGIPTLDHKNYIMKVFFPGVIDHPILNDPRPRNNIPRTNYDAAMLQFEQLINNKCFILTFIDTLEAQKSFNIRDKVNVASLLMVVLMGKMEYATDILMNLLLRLIDKSVGTKYPQLMLRRTESVVEKMLTNWMALCMYNYLKDYAGSSLFLLFKAIKHQIEKGPVDVITHDARYSLSEERLLREQIEHGVVTLHVVQDDLDEKIQCKVLDCDTINQVKSKILDALYKNTPFSARPSIHEVDLEWRHGRGGHLTLQDEDLTTKCNEEWKKINTLAHYGVKESAVMSLIPRQNDGFSVSCKPPCHNCKPSHHHSNHCSSGHLSSTPNHAMLSPISYSHSPGGIYFNSQHSPPVITANGDIESGHGGNQRLYHLVRPVEEGHYPPGMGTTGGKHHPPERTHKAIPEIFLTRLLSTKGTVQKFVDDFLNTILTANEALPSAVKWLFDLLDEAAKRHGLTDPEVPHAWKSNSLPLRFWVNFIKNPDFMFDINKTTTVDSSLSVIAQTFMDSCSTTEHRLGKDSPSNKLLFAKDIPHYREKVGRFYSDVQRLPLITDQEMSSAMQQLSAAHANEFDVIAALKELYIYVSKYYEQILEALETDAGCRKLHLAHRLENVACTLEGEETSAC; from the exons ATGAGGCTCCCCAGGTCACGACCACCTTTTCCTGTTTCACCCCCAGTACCTCCTCCTCCACGGTTGTCGCTGTTTTCCAAATGCCTCGGGTCCGTATCATCGCTGCCAATTGCTGCGTGGCTTTTAGTCACCATAGCGGCTGCTGCTATGGACGCACCGGCCAGTCCTGTCCCCCTTTCACCAGAAAAAACCTCCCCCCACATCGTTGCTCAGTTTCCTTCTCTGGGCAACTTGAGATCCAATTTCTCTCCCTTAGTTCTTAACACCACTAGAGAAGGTGCCCTTAAGTTTAACCACCTTACCAGTGATCCCATCACCAACAGGCTATACGCTGGTGCTGTTAACAGACTCATGCAGTTAGACTCGGATCTACAATTAGAGGCGATTGTTTCAACTG gtCCAAGGATGGACAATCCGCAGTGTCATGCCAGTGGTTGTACATCAAAGGAGATAACTACTTCTTTGATGGATAATGTGAACAAGGTGTTAGTAGCTGACCTTGATTCTCGTACCCTCATCGTCTGTGGTTCCCTGCTTCAGGGAGCTTGCGAAAAGTACAAAATGAGCAACATATCCCTGAAACCAGAATTCATTCTGACCAGCGTGGCTGCAAACGATGACAATTCATCAACGTACGCCTTTGTTGGCCCTGAGAAATACAACCCCTGGGGTAGAACAAACATTTTATACGTCGGCACGACATTCACAAACAACGGAGACTACCGGCATGACGTTCCTGCCATTTCAAGTAGAAAACTATTCACCCTGGAGTTTGCTGAGTATACTTTCAACAAGCAGTCTATTTTACACATCGACGTAAAATATCGTGATCATTTCTTAGTTAAATACGTTTACGGCTTTAATGCCAGCGATTACGCGTACTTTGTACTTGTTCAAAAGCAGTCGCATCTACCGGAGCAAGAGGAACTTGGCTATGTTTCTCGACTCGCCCGCAGCTGCATTAGCGATCCAAATTACGATAGCTATACAGAAGTCACCCTTCAGTGTACCGTTGACACTGGTGACGGAAGACAACACATTTACAATTTAGTACAAGATGCCAAGGTTGCTCCAGCTGGTAGCGATCTGGCAATGCAGCTTGGGATTTCTATTGGAGATCCGGTCTTTGTGTCGGTATTTTCCCCAAGCAAAGGCATTACCAGCGAACCTCTACCTCGATCCGCTGTATGCGTTTACAGTTTGCAAGACATAGAAATGAAGTTCAACGAGAATATACACATGTGTTTCAATGGGAGCATCAAGTACAGGAACATGGGATATGTCAGTGGTCCTATCCAAGATGGAAAGTGTCCAACGGCAGGA ACAACGgggaatattttaaatttttgtgaagTTGGACTCAAGATTTCTGGTGTCTCTCCAATAGTTGCTCAGGCCGTGCTACACTTTCATAACACATCTGTGTCCGCTGTTACTATAGCAAACACAGAAAGTCACACGGTCGCGTTTTTAGGAACAACTGACGGAGTTTTGAAAAAGGTTTTGCTATCAGGAGCCGAGGCAGCTGTTTACGAAAGCATTGTTGTTGATAGGGGACAAAAACTACTGCCTGATACTACAATCTCATCTAATGGAAAATATCTTTATGTACTGTCCACCTCGAAAATCATCAAAGTCAAAGTAGAGCATTGTAGCAGCTACACCAACTGCAGTAGCTGTCTGGATGCCAAAGATCCATATTGCGGCTGGTGttcgttggaaaaaaa GTGTACGGTAAGAGGTGATTGCCAGAAAGCTAGCCACAGCAGTCCTCGATGGTTGTCATTGGGTACAGGACAGCAGTGCATAGATTTCGAGCAAGTGCTGCCAGACAGAATACCCATAAATCAGATAACAACTGTCAGGTTGACGATCAGAACCTTGCCAGAGCTTCCGACAGGTGCTAAGTACAAATGCGTCTTTGGAAATGCTGAGCCGATCGATGCTCAGATGACTCGTTTTGGATTGTCCTGTCCAACTCCGCCTGTGTTAGGCAGACCTAGCATCGCCGAAGATACTGATCACGTATTGGTACCCTTGTCTGTCCGTTCAAGCGAAATTAACAAGGATTTTGTATCACGCAATTTTGCCTACTACGACTGCTCCAGGCACACCATGTGCTCGGAATGCGTCAGAGCTCAGTGGGCTTGCAGCTGGTGTGTGTATGAGAATAAATGCACTCACAATATCACGTGCTGCCAAGGCAATGTCATCTCAGGAGAAAAT AACCCATCACATCTAGCGACGCACGGAGTTCAATATTGTCCACGATTTGCAAGGAGGGATGAACCATTGATGCTTCCAAACAATGTGCCGAAGGAAATAGTTCTTGAGGTTGAAAACCTACCACATCCGCAAGTCGGGCATACAGGCTTCCAGTGTATCGTTACAATCGAAGGTGCAAATCTCAGGGTTCAAGCGCGCGTCGACAGCAACCGCTTTATCGTATGCGACAAAACTGTTTATTCCTACGAGGCAATATCGGGCAAATATGAAGCTGCAGTTACTGTTGTCTGGAACACGAACCATCATGTCGATCAGACCACAGTGGTTCTTTACAAGTGCGAAGTCCTTGGTTCCCACAGAGAGCACGCGGATTGTTCCCTCTGCGTTACCAGAGACCCACAATACGAGTGCACCTGGTGTGAAAACAGCTGCGTCTACAGACACTCTTGCCTCTATTCACCCTTCTTGGAGTGTCCTAAGCCAAGAATCGACATGATAAAGCCTCTCAGTGGTCCGATCGAAGGCGGTACATTGGTCACCATAGAAGGAAGCAACTTGGGACTCAAGGAAAGCGACGTGGAGGGAAAAATACATATTGGCGATACACCCTGCGCTCTAGAGGACTACGAGGTTTCCGTAAAAATAGTTTGCCGTACTGGTCCTAGTCCTCATGAGGCTACGGCCTCAGTCGTCGTCGGTAACGATGCCGGGTACACGGAGAGTGCTGtactttttaattacaaaGACATCCAGTTGACCGGTGTGTATCCCTCGATTGGACCGCAGAGCGGCGGGACGCAGTTGGCTATTTCTGGGATGTATCTTAATATTGGGAGTACGATTTCGGCATTTTTGGACGAACTCCCGTGTCAGGTGAATGCCACTCAAGCTAGTAGTACTCGGCTTACTTGTGTGACTAGCAAGTCTGGACGGGTGCGGCGAATAAGACGGCTCACGTTGAGCATTGACGGCGCGAATCGTACTCTGGACAGTAATCCGTACAACTATACGCACGATCCTACGATAATGGAGATAAAACCACTGAGAAGCTTTGCTTCAGGTGGGAGAATGATCACCGTACACGGCACTAATCTGGATACAATACAAAAACCAGAGATGGAGGTTTATCTTGAGAACGATCCAGTGCCGATTAACAAAACTATTTGCACGGTGTTGAATCCTACCCAAATGGAATGCCCAAGTCCCTGCATAGCTGAGAAGTTCAAAGTGACACAGCGCGTCAAACGATCTCTCCATAAACATGGATCTCAAGTTCTAAAGGAATCTCAATTAGCTTTAAGAATAGGTTTTGTTATGGACAACGTCGAAACCGTAAGAGACCTGGAAAAGCACTTTCAAAGCTTGAGGAATCAGCTGCTATATGTTGAGGATCCAAAGTTCTTCCCATTTCCAAATAGCGTGAAACTCTACAAAGGAGATACGCTCGTCATAGAAGGTGAAAACTTGAATCACGCAAGCGACGAGTCTGACGTTAATGTTACCGTTGGTACCATGCCATGCAACGTGACATCCCTGGCTTTAACGCAGCTCGTTTGCACTCCGCCTGATCAGCAGCCAACTGACACTGACGAGCTTGGAATCAAAATGGAAGATGGTCTGCCTTTGGTCGTTGTTCGTGTCGGGCAAAGTTTGAGGTTTCCCATTGGATACCTCCGGTATGACGTTATCAAATCGTACCCATTTCCACCCGAAGCTATCGCAGGAATTGCAGCTGGTACTTTTGGACTGGTTTTTCTCTTCGTTGTAGTTCTCGTTTTGTACAGAAGAAAAAGCACGCAGGCTGAGCGAGAATACAAACGGATTCAGATACAGATGGATACTTTGGAAAGCAACGTTCGCATGGAATGCAAGCAGGCTTTTGCAGAGCTTCAAACGGACATGACCGATCTTACTGCGGACCTTGAATCGTCAGGCATACCAACCTTGGACCACAAAAATTACATCATGAAGGTCTTTTTTCCTGGCGTTATCGATCATCCCATACTGAACGATCCAAGACCACGGAACAACATACCGAGAACAAATTATGATGCTGCTATGCTGCAGTTTGAGCAGCTGATAAACAACAAGTGTTTTATACTAACATTTATCGATACTCTGGAAGCACAGAAGTCCTTCAACATCAGGGACAAGGTAAATGTTGCTTCGCTTCTGATGGTCGTTCTTATGGGGAAAATGGAGTATGCAACTGACATCTTGATGAATCTCTTGCTTCGTCTAATTGATAAATCTGTCGGTACAAAGTACCCTCAGCTGATGTTGAGAAGAACGGAATCTGTTGTTGAGAAGATGCTCACCAACTGGATGGCGCTTTGCATGTATAACTACCTCAAAGATTACGCCGGTTCGTCGCTTTTCCTACTCTTCAAGGCAATAAAACATCAGATCGAGAAAGGACCAGTCGATGTTATAACTCACGATGCAAGGTATTCTCTGTCCGAGGAAAGACTGTTGCGTGAACAGATAGAACATGGCGTTGTTACATTGCACGTAGTTCAGGATGACCTTGATGAGAAAATACAGTGCAAAGTGCTTGACTGCGATACGATAAACCAAGTGAAATCAAAGATATTAGACGCCTTGTATAAAAACACACCATTTTCAGCACGACCGTCCATTCATGAGGTTGATCTTGAGTGGCGACATGGCCGTGGAGGACATCTCACTTTGCAGGATGAAGATCTGACAACTAAGTGTAACGAggaatggaagaaaataaacacgCTGGCTCACTACGGGGTGAAAGAGTCGGCGGTGATGTCGTTGATACCCAGACAAAACGACGGCTTTTCTGTGAGCTGTAAACCACCGTGTCATAACTGCAAGCCATCGCATCATCACAGCAATCATTGCTCGTCGGGTCATCTCTCTTCCACTCCCAACCATGCCATGCTCAGTCCTATATCCTACTCTCATTCTCCGGGGgggatttatttcaattctcaaCACTCTCCTCCCGTTATAACAGCCAACGGAGACATCGAAAGTGGTCACGGGGGCAACCAGAGACTGTATCATCTTGTCAGACCGGTAGAGGAAGGGCATTATCCTCCAGGAATGGGAACTACAGGGGGCAAACATCACCCTCCTGAAAGGACCCACAAAGCTATCCCAGAGATATTTCTCACCAGATTGCTCTCGACCAAGGGAACAGTGCAAAAGTTTGTCGACGATTTTTTGAACACTATTTTAACTGCCAACGAAGCATTGCCCAGTGCCGTCAAGTGGCTCTTTGACCTGTTGGATGAGGCGGCAAAGAGACACGGACTGACCGACCCCGAAGTGCCTCATGCCTGGAAATCGAACAGCCTGCCGCTGAGGTTCTGGGTGAATTTCATCAAGAATCCTGATTTCATGTTTGACATAAACAAAACAACCACCGTCGACTCGAGTCTTTCTGTAATCGCGCAGACGTTCATGGATTCTTGCTCAACCACCGAGCACAGGCTGGGAAAAGACTCACCGTCCAATAAACTTCTCTTTGCCAAGGATATACCGCACTATAGGGAAAAAGTCGGAAGGTTTTACAGTGACGTGCAAAGACTGCCACTGATTACCGATCAGGAGATGTCCAGTGCTATGCAACAGCTCAGCGCCGCTCATGCCAATGAGTTTGATGTTATCGCCGCACTCAAAGAGCTCTATATTTATGTCAGCAAATATTACGAACAA ATCCTAGAGGCCTTGGAAACCGATGCGGGCTGTCGCAAGCTGCATCTTGCGCACAGGTTGGAGAACGTGGCATGTACGCTTGAAGGAGAAGAAACTAGCGCCTGCTGA
- the LOC124182283 gene encoding plasminogen activator inhibitor 1 RNA-binding protein-like isoform X1 gives MENTYSIAVANKFLLALDEDEDPLEVLKAKEQEKEAKRKEKLSEKENKTKQPDQLPKPAANKPPKTRVIKDAQQQPPSKNQEPKKDQVEKKPAVRPSGGDRNVKFSGESREERNNRRNREDGDQRTPRGQGEPRRGPSGEGRDNREFRSSVGDNQRGEFTERRERGGGTRGVGGRGRGGTRGGRGGFENRPKRERDQDRQSRSEKTGQPSGVKPVDKREGGGSHNWGTHRDEIEEQMIQETQDWNAVEKPDADVSPVVAEPKEGDAPAAADSSAEEKPPAEEESRELTLDEWKALQSNRAKPQYNLRKAGEGEDLTRWKKMYALEKKKEGVEEEEDEEEEYDAAAEYPQRVGRQKHVLDIEFHFSDARRGTGGRGGRGGRGARGERANGGRGFGSRGGAPRDGGDRGDRGDRGDRGDRGDRGDRGDREPRDRERESRPVAAPQQPEQRSPRGRQNAPKVDDEHDFPSLG, from the exons ATGGAGAACACGTACAGTATAGCTGTTGCTAATAAGTTCCTTCTCGCActggacgaggacgaggacccTCTGGAGGTACTGAAAGCCAAGGAGCAGGAAAAAGAGGCAAAGAGGAAGGAAAAACTCTCCGAAAAGGAGAACAAGACCAAGCAGCCAGACCAGCTTCCGAAACCTGCGGCCAACAAGCCACCGAAAACCCGTGTAATTAAAGACGCCCAGCAGCAGCCGCCCTCGAAAAACCAGGAGCCGAAAAAGGATCAAG TGGAAAAAAAACCTGCGGTAAGACCAAGCGGTGGCGATCGTAACGTGAAATTTTCCGGCGAGTCTAGAGAAGAGCGCAACAACAGGCGCAACCGAGAGGATGGCGACCAACGTACTCCTCGTGGCCAAGGAGAACCAAGACGAGGACCTTCCGG AGAGGGTCGTGATAATCGTGAGTTCCGTAGTTCAGTTGGTGATAATCAGCGTGGTGAGTTTACTGAGCGCAGAGAACGTGGAGGTGGAACTCGAGGAGTAGGTGGCCGTGGACGTGGCGGTACTCGGGGAGGTCGGGGAGGTTTCGAAAACCGTCCAAAACGCGAACGAGATCAGGACCGTCAGTCACGGTCAGAGAAGAC CGGGCAGCCGAG cGGAGTGAAACCTGTTGACAAGAGAGAGGGTGGTGGGAGCCACAATTGGGGAACTCATCGCGATGAAATTGA AGAGCAGATGATCCAAGAAACCCAAGACTGGAATGCTGTCGAAAAACCGGATGCAGATGTATCCCCGGTTGTCGCCGAGCCTAAGGAAGGGGACGCTCCAGCTGCAGCAGACTCTTCGGCGGAAGAGAAGCCGCCGGCTGAGGAGGAATCGCGCGAATTGACTCTTGACGAGTGGAAAGCACTTCAGAGTAACCGTGCAAAGCCCCAATATAATCTGCGCAAAGCAGGCGAGGGCGAGGATCTTACTCGTTGGAAGAAGATGTACGCTCttgagaaaaagaaggaaggagtcgaggaagaagaagacgaagaggaGGAATACGACGCTGCTGCTGAGTATCCGCAGCGTGTGGGCAGGCAGAAGCATGTCCTTGACATCGAGTTTCACTTTAGTGACGCTCGTCGCGGCACCGGAGGACGTGGAGGTCGCGGAGGTCGTGGCGCACGTGGTGAACGCGCGAACGGCGGTCGTGGATTTGGAAGTCGTGGTGGCGCTCCGAGGGATGGAGGCGATCGTGGTGACCGCGGAGACCGTGGAGATCGCGGAGATCGTGGAGATCGCGGAGACCGCGGAGATCGCGAACCACGTGATCGTGAGCGCGAGTCGCGCCCTGTAGCTGCT CCTCAGCAGCCAGAACAAAGATCGCCGCGTGGGCGTCAAAATGCACCCAAGGTAGATGATGAACACGACTTTCCCTCCTTGGGGTAA
- the LOC124182283 gene encoding plasminogen activator inhibitor 1 RNA-binding protein-like isoform X2, protein MENTYSIAVANKFLLALDEDEDPLEVLKAKEQEKEAKRKEKLSEKENKTKQPDQLPKPAANKPPKTRVIKDAQQQPPSKNQEPKKDQVEKKPAVRPSGGDRNVKFSGESREERNNRRNREDGDQRTPRGQGEPRRGPSGEGRDNREFRSSVGDNQRGEFTERRERGGGTRGVGGRGRGGTRGGRGGFENRPKRERDQDRQSRSEKTGVKPVDKREGGGSHNWGTHRDEIEEQMIQETQDWNAVEKPDADVSPVVAEPKEGDAPAAADSSAEEKPPAEEESRELTLDEWKALQSNRAKPQYNLRKAGEGEDLTRWKKMYALEKKKEGVEEEEDEEEEYDAAAEYPQRVGRQKHVLDIEFHFSDARRGTGGRGGRGGRGARGERANGGRGFGSRGGAPRDGGDRGDRGDRGDRGDRGDRGDRGDREPRDRERESRPVAAPQQPEQRSPRGRQNAPKVDDEHDFPSLG, encoded by the exons ATGGAGAACACGTACAGTATAGCTGTTGCTAATAAGTTCCTTCTCGCActggacgaggacgaggacccTCTGGAGGTACTGAAAGCCAAGGAGCAGGAAAAAGAGGCAAAGAGGAAGGAAAAACTCTCCGAAAAGGAGAACAAGACCAAGCAGCCAGACCAGCTTCCGAAACCTGCGGCCAACAAGCCACCGAAAACCCGTGTAATTAAAGACGCCCAGCAGCAGCCGCCCTCGAAAAACCAGGAGCCGAAAAAGGATCAAG TGGAAAAAAAACCTGCGGTAAGACCAAGCGGTGGCGATCGTAACGTGAAATTTTCCGGCGAGTCTAGAGAAGAGCGCAACAACAGGCGCAACCGAGAGGATGGCGACCAACGTACTCCTCGTGGCCAAGGAGAACCAAGACGAGGACCTTCCGG AGAGGGTCGTGATAATCGTGAGTTCCGTAGTTCAGTTGGTGATAATCAGCGTGGTGAGTTTACTGAGCGCAGAGAACGTGGAGGTGGAACTCGAGGAGTAGGTGGCCGTGGACGTGGCGGTACTCGGGGAGGTCGGGGAGGTTTCGAAAACCGTCCAAAACGCGAACGAGATCAGGACCGTCAGTCACGGTCAGAGAAGAC cGGAGTGAAACCTGTTGACAAGAGAGAGGGTGGTGGGAGCCACAATTGGGGAACTCATCGCGATGAAATTGA AGAGCAGATGATCCAAGAAACCCAAGACTGGAATGCTGTCGAAAAACCGGATGCAGATGTATCCCCGGTTGTCGCCGAGCCTAAGGAAGGGGACGCTCCAGCTGCAGCAGACTCTTCGGCGGAAGAGAAGCCGCCGGCTGAGGAGGAATCGCGCGAATTGACTCTTGACGAGTGGAAAGCACTTCAGAGTAACCGTGCAAAGCCCCAATATAATCTGCGCAAAGCAGGCGAGGGCGAGGATCTTACTCGTTGGAAGAAGATGTACGCTCttgagaaaaagaaggaaggagtcgaggaagaagaagacgaagaggaGGAATACGACGCTGCTGCTGAGTATCCGCAGCGTGTGGGCAGGCAGAAGCATGTCCTTGACATCGAGTTTCACTTTAGTGACGCTCGTCGCGGCACCGGAGGACGTGGAGGTCGCGGAGGTCGTGGCGCACGTGGTGAACGCGCGAACGGCGGTCGTGGATTTGGAAGTCGTGGTGGCGCTCCGAGGGATGGAGGCGATCGTGGTGACCGCGGAGACCGTGGAGATCGCGGAGATCGTGGAGATCGCGGAGACCGCGGAGATCGCGAACCACGTGATCGTGAGCGCGAGTCGCGCCCTGTAGCTGCT CCTCAGCAGCCAGAACAAAGATCGCCGCGTGGGCGTCAAAATGCACCCAAGGTAGATGATGAACACGACTTTCCCTCCTTGGGGTAA